A stretch of Amycolatopsis balhimycina FH 1894 DNA encodes these proteins:
- a CDS encoding substrate-binding and VWA domain-containing protein: protein MINSQPARRKRKILPFLAAIVVAVGLIIGIRYWTSGPSDEADAPKCSGADAIALNVASSPEKVGIVQEAAKAYSGRTVAGHCVDVVVRSKSSGVTMLALAKGWNEATDGPRPDVWTPAASAWINLLRVNAKGDTGSIVPDGDPQSIANSPLTVAMPKPMAEALGWPAKPIGWKDLATLATDPAGWAKYGHPEWGRFRLGKTNPNISTAGLNATIGAYYAATGTSSDLTAAALEKPEAKQFVTNIEQAIVHYGDNTLTFLTNLQKADDKGAALSYISAVTVEESSLIGYNQGNPTNDPAKVGQHAPPKVPLVAIYPSDGTLNSDHPFVTLNWADPTRKQIAADFLGYLRMDETQAKFAALGFRSFDGKPGPQVTTANGVQPDAKITFLRPPSPSVLAKLLASWTDLRKKANVLLVVDVSGSMGDEVRGTGKSKIDLAKQAAIDSLGQFVPRDQVGLWQFSTRLDGDKDYQELLPVQPLGPNGKETLAMRLSGLTPQSGTGLYDSSLAAYEYMKAHLDPSAINAVVVLTDGRNEDSGGIDLEHLVPQLHPEGNAESVRLFTIAYGSDADQDVLKQIAEATAGSEYDSSKPDSINQVFTSVISNF, encoded by the coding sequence ATGATCAATTCCCAACCAGCGCGGCGCAAGAGAAAGATTCTCCCGTTCCTGGCCGCGATCGTGGTCGCCGTCGGGCTGATCATCGGAATTCGGTACTGGACCAGCGGCCCGAGCGACGAGGCCGACGCGCCGAAGTGCTCGGGTGCGGACGCCATCGCGCTCAACGTCGCTTCTTCTCCGGAAAAGGTCGGAATCGTCCAAGAAGCCGCGAAGGCCTACTCCGGACGGACGGTGGCGGGGCACTGCGTCGACGTGGTCGTCCGGTCGAAGTCGTCCGGCGTGACGATGCTGGCGCTGGCGAAAGGCTGGAACGAAGCCACCGACGGCCCCCGCCCGGACGTCTGGACGCCGGCCGCGAGCGCCTGGATCAACCTCCTGCGGGTCAACGCGAAGGGCGACACCGGGTCGATCGTGCCCGACGGCGACCCGCAGTCGATCGCGAACTCGCCGCTGACCGTCGCGATGCCGAAGCCGATGGCCGAGGCGCTGGGCTGGCCGGCGAAGCCGATCGGCTGGAAGGACCTCGCCACGCTGGCGACCGACCCGGCGGGCTGGGCGAAGTACGGCCACCCGGAGTGGGGCAGGTTCCGGCTCGGCAAGACGAACCCGAACATCTCCACCGCCGGGCTGAACGCGACCATCGGCGCGTACTACGCGGCCACCGGCACGTCGTCCGACCTCACCGCGGCCGCACTCGAGAAGCCCGAAGCCAAGCAGTTCGTCACGAACATCGAGCAGGCGATCGTGCACTACGGCGACAACACGCTGACGTTCCTGACAAACCTGCAGAAGGCCGACGACAAGGGCGCGGCGCTGTCCTACATCTCGGCGGTGACCGTCGAGGAGAGCTCGCTGATCGGCTACAACCAGGGCAACCCGACGAACGACCCGGCCAAGGTCGGGCAGCACGCGCCGCCGAAGGTCCCGCTCGTGGCGATCTACCCCAGTGACGGGACGCTGAACTCCGACCACCCGTTCGTCACGCTGAACTGGGCCGACCCGACGCGCAAGCAGATCGCCGCGGACTTCCTCGGCTACCTGCGCATGGACGAGACGCAGGCGAAGTTCGCCGCGCTGGGCTTCCGGTCGTTCGACGGCAAGCCGGGCCCGCAGGTGACCACGGCCAACGGCGTCCAGCCGGACGCGAAGATCACCTTCCTGCGGCCGCCGTCGCCGTCGGTGCTGGCGAAGCTGCTGGCCTCGTGGACGGATCTGCGCAAGAAGGCGAACGTGCTGCTCGTGGTCGACGTCTCGGGCTCGATGGGCGACGAGGTGAGGGGCACCGGCAAGAGCAAGATCGACCTGGCGAAGCAGGCCGCGATCGACTCGCTCGGCCAGTTCGTGCCGCGGGACCAGGTCGGGCTGTGGCAGTTCTCGACCCGGCTCGACGGTGACAAGGACTACCAGGAGCTGCTCCCGGTTCAGCCGCTCGGCCCGAACGGCAAGGAAACCCTCGCGATGCGGCTCAGCGGGCTGACGCCCCAGTCCGGTACGGGGTTGTACGACTCGTCGCTGGCCGCGTACGAGTACATGAAGGCCCACCTCGACCCGTCGGCGATCAACGCGGTCGTGGTGCTCACCGACGGCCGCAACGAGGACTCCGGCGGCATCGACCTCGAGCACCTGGTGCCGCAGCTGCACCCGGAGGGCAACGCGGAGTCGGTCCGGCTGTTCACGATCGCCTACGGCTCGGACGCCGACCAGGACGTGCTGAAGCAGATCGCGGAAGCGACGGCGGGTTCGGAGTACGATTCGTCCAAACCGGACTCGATCAACCAGGTGTTCACTTCCGTGATTTCCAATTTCTGA
- a CDS encoding cytochrome ubiquinol oxidase subunit I, with product MEVLELARWQFGITTVYHFLMVPLTIGLSILVAAMQTAWVRTGELRHLKMTKFWGKLLLVNFAMGVVTGIVQEFQFGMSWSAYSRFVGDVFGAPLAMEGLVAFFVESTFLGLWIFGWDRLQKRVHLMCAWAFSLATMASAYFILAANSWMQHPVGVTFENGKPTMNSIWAVLTNNTALAAIPHTLAGAFSVAAAFLVGVAGWHLWRRGDHADVWRSSLRLGGWVGVAAFAVLAITGDAQGKLMFEQQPMKMASAEALCHTEKPASFSIIAIGDVSGANCEDVKTFNVPALLSFLAHNDFKTEVKGVENLVGEYQAKYGTNYPDDPMLGSLAGKPIDYVPNLPVTYWGFRTMIGFGAVSAGIGVLALWLTRRGRVPTARWFPWLVLGGIATPFLGNSAGWIFTEMGRQPFVVVPNPTGVDGVWMFTAQAVSRLTTGEVWTSLIALTTVYAALGVVELYLMRKYVRGGVDAVMPPKQKPDKTGDDTLAFAY from the coding sequence GTGGAGGTCCTAGAGCTAGCGCGGTGGCAGTTCGGTATCACGACCGTCTACCACTTCCTGATGGTCCCGCTGACCATCGGGCTGTCGATCCTGGTCGCGGCGATGCAGACCGCCTGGGTCCGCACCGGCGAGCTGCGGCACCTGAAGATGACGAAGTTCTGGGGCAAGCTGCTGCTGGTCAACTTCGCCATGGGCGTGGTGACCGGGATCGTGCAGGAGTTCCAGTTCGGGATGAGCTGGAGCGCGTACTCGCGCTTCGTCGGCGACGTCTTCGGCGCGCCGCTCGCGATGGAAGGGCTCGTCGCGTTCTTCGTCGAGTCGACGTTCCTCGGCCTGTGGATCTTCGGCTGGGACCGGCTGCAAAAGCGTGTTCACTTAATGTGCGCGTGGGCGTTCTCGCTGGCCACGATGGCTTCGGCGTACTTCATCCTGGCCGCGAACTCGTGGATGCAGCACCCGGTGGGGGTTACGTTCGAGAACGGCAAGCCGACCATGAACTCGATCTGGGCGGTGCTGACGAACAACACGGCGCTGGCCGCGATCCCGCACACCCTGGCCGGCGCGTTCTCGGTGGCGGCGGCGTTCCTGGTGGGCGTCGCGGGCTGGCACCTGTGGCGGCGCGGCGACCACGCTGACGTGTGGCGGTCTTCGCTGCGCCTGGGCGGCTGGGTCGGCGTGGCGGCGTTCGCGGTCCTCGCGATCACCGGCGACGCGCAGGGCAAGCTGATGTTCGAGCAGCAGCCGATGAAGATGGCGTCGGCGGAAGCGCTGTGCCACACGGAAAAGCCCGCCAGCTTCTCGATCATCGCGATCGGCGACGTGTCGGGCGCGAACTGCGAAGACGTGAAGACGTTCAACGTGCCCGCGTTGCTGTCGTTCTTGGCGCACAACGACTTCAAGACCGAAGTCAAGGGCGTGGAGAACCTGGTCGGCGAGTACCAGGCGAAGTACGGCACGAACTACCCGGACGACCCGATGCTGGGGTCGCTGGCCGGCAAGCCGATCGACTACGTGCCGAACCTCCCGGTGACGTACTGGGGCTTCCGCACGATGATCGGCTTCGGCGCGGTGTCGGCGGGCATCGGGGTCCTGGCCCTGTGGCTGACCCGCCGCGGCCGGGTCCCGACAGCCCGCTGGTTCCCCTGGCTGGTCCTCGGCGGCATCGCGACGCCGTTCCTCGGCAACAGCGCGGGCTGGATCTTCACGGAGATGGGCCGTCAGCCGTTCGTGGTCGTCCCCAACCCGACCGGCGTCGACGGGGTGTGGATGTTCACCGCCCAGGCGGTCTCCCGCCTGACGACGGGCGAGGTGTGGACGTCCCTGATCGCCCTGACCACGGTGTACGCGGCCCTCGGCGTGGTGGAGCTGTACCTGATGCGCAAGTACGTCCGAGGCGGCGTCGACGCGGTGATGCCCCCGAAGCAAAAACCCGACAAAACCGGCGACGACACACTCGCCTTCGCATACTGA
- a CDS encoding TMEM165/GDT1 family protein, translating into MVALISAFGLVLAVELPDKTLVATLVLTTRFRGWPVFAGVCAAFAVQSVIAVAFGSVLTLLPDVVLSLVVAAMFSLGAFMLLREGFSQADEAGEDASRSGPSGLSFTRSAMTSFGVLFAAEWGDASQLATASLAARIGNPFAVGVGAFSALVVVAGLAVFIGAKLRSRIRPRLIQRCAGFAFAGFAAFALLQLAF; encoded by the coding sequence ATGGTGGCGTTGATCAGCGCGTTCGGCCTGGTCCTCGCCGTGGAGCTGCCGGACAAGACGCTGGTCGCGACCCTGGTGCTGACCACCCGTTTCCGCGGCTGGCCGGTTTTCGCCGGTGTCTGCGCCGCGTTCGCCGTGCAATCCGTCATAGCGGTCGCGTTCGGCAGCGTGTTGACGCTGTTGCCGGACGTAGTCCTTTCGCTGGTCGTCGCCGCGATGTTCAGCCTCGGCGCTTTCATGCTCCTTCGCGAGGGATTCAGCCAAGCCGACGAAGCAGGCGAAGACGCTTCGCGCTCCGGCCCCTCGGGGCTGTCCTTCACGCGCTCCGCGATGACGTCGTTCGGCGTGCTCTTCGCCGCCGAGTGGGGTGACGCCTCCCAGCTCGCGACGGCGAGCCTCGCCGCCCGGATCGGCAACCCGTTCGCCGTCGGCGTCGGCGCGTTCAGCGCGCTCGTCGTGGTCGCCGGGCTCGCGGTGTTCATCGGCGCCAAGCTGCGCAGCCGGATCCGGCCGAGGCTGATCCAGCGCTGCGCCGGGTTCGCCTTCGCCGGGTTTGCGGCGTTCGCCCTGCTCCAGCTGGCCTTCTGA
- the cydB gene encoding cytochrome d ubiquinol oxidase subunit II gives MTLAIVWFAVIAFFWLGYLFLEGFDFGVGMLLPVLAKDNTERRVMVNTIGPVWDGNEVWLIVAGGAMFAAFPGWYASLFSAAYLPLLLVLLALIGRGVAFEYRGKVDSERWRRNWDRVIMAGSWVPPLGVGLILATTVLGLPLDADGNRVGSAFAAVRWDTLLGAVAIAAFSITHGAAFLALKTSGDLRERAKRLAVKMLPIAMVPMVAFLTVVQWREGTLWTLLAFGISALAAVVAWLRLRADRDGQAFAALGVVIAGAAVTMFGALFPNVLPSTLDAANTLTIEGAASSPYTLTVMTWVAAFGAPAVLIYQGWTYWVFRKRIGTQHIPVVHAP, from the coding sequence GTGACCCTCGCCATCGTCTGGTTCGCCGTCATCGCCTTCTTCTGGCTCGGCTACCTCTTCCTCGAAGGCTTCGACTTCGGCGTCGGCATGCTGCTCCCCGTGCTCGCCAAGGACAACACCGAACGCCGGGTCATGGTCAACACCATCGGGCCCGTCTGGGACGGCAACGAAGTCTGGCTCATCGTCGCCGGCGGAGCCATGTTCGCCGCCTTCCCCGGCTGGTACGCCAGCCTGTTTTCGGCCGCCTACCTGCCGCTCCTGCTCGTCCTGCTCGCCCTCATCGGCCGCGGCGTCGCCTTCGAATACCGCGGCAAGGTCGACTCCGAACGCTGGCGGCGCAACTGGGACCGCGTGATCATGGCCGGCTCGTGGGTGCCGCCGCTGGGCGTCGGCCTCATCCTCGCGACCACCGTCCTCGGCCTGCCCCTCGACGCCGACGGCAACCGCGTCGGCTCCGCGTTCGCCGCCGTCCGCTGGGACACCCTGCTCGGCGCCGTCGCCATCGCCGCCTTCTCGATCACCCACGGCGCCGCGTTCCTCGCCCTCAAAACCAGTGGTGACCTGCGGGAACGCGCGAAGAGGCTGGCCGTGAAGATGCTACCCATCGCCATGGTGCCGATGGTTGCGTTCCTGACCGTCGTGCAGTGGCGGGAAGGCACGCTGTGGACACTGCTCGCGTTCGGGATCAGTGCTCTCGCCGCGGTCGTCGCCTGGCTGCGGCTGCGCGCCGACCGCGACGGGCAGGCCTTCGCCGCGCTCGGCGTGGTCATCGCCGGCGCCGCCGTCACCATGTTCGGCGCGCTCTTCCCGAACGTCCTGCCCTCGACGCTCGACGCCGCCAACACCCTCACCATCGAAGGCGCCGCGTCGAGCCCGTACACGCTGACCGTCATGACCTGGGTCGCCGCCTTCGGCGCCCCGGCCGTGCTGATCTACCAGGGCTGGACGTACTGGGTTTTCCGCAAACGCATCGGTACTCAGCACATCCCGGTGGTTCACGCACCATGA
- a CDS encoding DUF998 domain-containing protein translates to MNKPSTAVSPLHGRVALGGIGLAVAISIDLHLRLSGQVSPIWQTLSEYVYGKLGTSSAAPLFSIMCLALSLGSVALLAGIAKAHRPGTTAVCVLLGVWSAGLLVCGLVPVDPGGQARSLAGQVHNIAALTAFIALPAAAFVLTKKGRERCPWEPRRTTIRRLATASFASVGVVLGGFVLTLVLGPAQQDVTLGLFERLLFTVDVTLLLTMVRPLR, encoded by the coding sequence GTGAACAAGCCTTCGACTGCGGTCTCGCCGCTGCACGGCCGGGTCGCGCTCGGCGGCATCGGCCTGGCCGTGGCCATCTCGATCGACCTGCACCTGCGGCTGTCCGGCCAGGTCAGCCCGATCTGGCAGACGCTGTCGGAGTACGTCTACGGCAAGCTCGGCACGTCCTCGGCCGCTCCCCTGTTCAGCATCATGTGCCTGGCGCTGTCGCTCGGCTCGGTGGCGCTGCTCGCCGGGATCGCCAAGGCCCACCGCCCGGGCACCACCGCTGTCTGCGTGCTGCTCGGCGTCTGGTCGGCCGGGCTGCTGGTCTGCGGGCTCGTGCCCGTCGACCCCGGCGGCCAGGCGCGTTCGCTCGCCGGACAGGTCCACAACATCGCCGCGCTCACGGCGTTCATCGCGCTGCCCGCCGCCGCGTTCGTGCTGACGAAGAAGGGCCGCGAACGCTGCCCGTGGGAACCCCGCCGGACGACGATCCGGCGCCTGGCCACGGCGAGCTTCGCCAGCGTCGGCGTGGTGCTCGGCGGGTTCGTCCTGACGCTCGTGCTCGGCCCGGCTCAGCAGGACGTCACGCTGGGCCTCTTCGAGCGCCTGCTGTTCACAGTGGACGTCACCCTGTTGCTGACGATGGTCCGGCCGCTGCGTTAG
- a CDS encoding IclR family transcriptional regulator: protein MTSREGSLTLDRGLALLQAVADAGGDAATISELAVAIGASRAAVYRLLVPLSERGLVWRDGTKVRLGVGLLRLAGQVLPQLRDAAGPVLRELAEKVGATAHLSVAQGAQALAVAVVEPSWTNFHVAYRVGSRHSLTAGAAGKAMTLRPGGDGWVTSTGELEAGASGVAAPVRGVPGLRASVGVISLEPLKAADVGPQVVAAATRLADILKTDG from the coding sequence GTGACCAGCCGGGAGGGGTCGCTGACGCTCGACCGGGGCTTGGCGCTGCTGCAGGCAGTGGCCGATGCCGGCGGCGACGCGGCGACCATCTCCGAGCTGGCCGTGGCCATCGGGGCCAGCCGCGCGGCCGTCTACCGGCTGCTCGTGCCGCTGTCCGAACGCGGGCTGGTCTGGCGCGACGGCACCAAGGTCCGCCTCGGCGTCGGCCTGCTCCGGCTGGCCGGGCAGGTGCTGCCGCAGCTGCGCGACGCGGCCGGGCCGGTGCTGCGCGAGCTGGCCGAGAAGGTCGGCGCGACCGCGCACCTGTCGGTCGCCCAGGGGGCGCAAGCGCTTGCGGTGGCCGTCGTCGAGCCGTCGTGGACCAATTTCCACGTCGCTTACCGAGTGGGCAGCCGGCACTCGCTGACCGCCGGCGCGGCCGGCAAGGCGATGACCCTGCGCCCCGGCGGCGACGGCTGGGTGACGTCGACCGGTGAGCTCGAGGCGGGCGCGTCCGGCGTCGCCGCGCCGGTTCGCGGGGTGCCGGGACTGCGGGCGAGCGTCGGCGTCATTTCCCTGGAGCCGTTGAAAGCGGCCGACGTGGGCCCTCAGGTCGTCGCGGCGGCCACCCGGCTCGCCGACATCCTGAAGACGGACGGCTAA
- a CDS encoding S41 family peptidase, with amino-acid sequence MGSEARAAQVNEVIRRLEDHYVFPDVAEKLAKVLRARLDEGAYADLDDPEFATAVTADLQSVNDDQHLRLRHHAGPVAEDGDAEYASEDFRRAAELENFGIAAVRRLPGNVGYVDTTLLYPLDLAAPAVSAAMTLVAAADALLLDVRHNRGGSPDTSAFLQSYLVDERTHYLDIYERDGDRVTQMWTLPYVPGPKFGGTKPIWVLTGPATFSGGEDLAFSLQRQERAKTVGEPTRGGAHPREQYKVDTYLDVTVSIARSYDPKSGENWEGAGVPPDVPVAADKAFDTAYALALRHVLELGDAGPRQVVADEARKALDQL; translated from the coding sequence ATGGGGTCTGAGGCGCGCGCTGCGCAGGTCAACGAGGTCATCCGGCGGCTGGAAGACCACTACGTCTTCCCGGACGTCGCTGAGAAGCTGGCGAAGGTGCTTCGCGCTCGTCTCGACGAAGGTGCGTACGCGGACCTCGACGACCCGGAGTTCGCGACGGCCGTCACAGCCGACCTCCAGTCGGTGAACGACGATCAGCACCTGCGGCTGCGCCACCACGCCGGCCCGGTGGCCGAGGACGGCGACGCCGAGTACGCCTCCGAGGACTTCCGGCGCGCGGCCGAGCTGGAGAACTTCGGGATCGCGGCGGTGCGGCGGCTCCCGGGCAACGTCGGCTACGTCGACACGACCCTGCTGTACCCGCTCGACCTCGCGGCGCCGGCGGTCTCCGCGGCGATGACGCTGGTCGCGGCGGCCGACGCGCTGCTGCTCGACGTGCGGCACAACCGCGGCGGCAGCCCGGACACGAGCGCGTTCCTGCAGAGCTACCTCGTCGACGAGCGGACCCACTACCTCGACATCTACGAGCGCGACGGCGACCGCGTCACCCAGATGTGGACGCTGCCGTACGTCCCGGGCCCGAAGTTCGGCGGCACCAAGCCGATCTGGGTGCTCACCGGCCCGGCGACGTTCTCCGGTGGCGAGGACCTCGCCTTCTCCCTGCAGCGGCAGGAGCGCGCGAAGACCGTCGGCGAGCCGACCCGGGGCGGCGCCCACCCGCGCGAACAGTACAAAGTGGACACCTACCTGGACGTGACGGTGTCGATCGCCCGTTCGTACGACCCGAAGTCGGGGGAGAACTGGGAGGGCGCCGGCGTGCCGCCGGACGTCCCGGTCGCCGCGGACAAGGCGTTCGACACCGCGTACGCGCTGGCGCTGCGGCACGTCCTCGAGCTCGGGGACGCGGGTCCCCGGCAGGTCGTGGCGGACGAGGCACGGAAGGCGCTCGACCAGCTGTAG
- a CDS encoding homogentisate 1,2-dioxygenase yields the protein MPYYRQVGEIPHKRHTAFRKPDGGLYAEELMGVEGFSADSALLYHRGLPTAIVDAVAVEEDRGSLTPNHPLKPRAFKTQDLKFGGEADAVTDRRRLFGNADVTIGFVTATAPSPLYRNAAGDELFYVQGGSATVETIYGRLEVGDGDYLVIPTSCTYRVLPHGEVHLFTLEARGHIGPPKRYLSAKGQFLEHAPYCERDIRGPSEPLLEDGEDVEVLVRHRAGLTRYTYATHPFDVVGWDGCLYPWAFSIDDFEPITGRVHQPPPVHQTFEGPNFVVCSFCPRKVDYHEDAIPVPYNHANVDSDELMFYVRGNYEARKGSGIGIGSLSLHPSGFTHGPQPGAAEASIGAEFFDETAVMVDTFAPLDLGEAAEASEDPGYAWTWSGRSPK from the coding sequence ATGCCTTACTACCGGCAAGTAGGCGAGATCCCGCACAAGCGGCACACCGCGTTCCGGAAGCCGGACGGTGGGCTCTACGCCGAGGAGCTGATGGGCGTCGAGGGCTTCTCCGCGGACTCCGCGCTGCTCTACCACCGCGGCCTGCCGACGGCGATCGTCGACGCCGTCGCGGTCGAGGAGGACCGCGGCTCGCTCACCCCGAACCACCCGCTCAAGCCGCGGGCCTTCAAGACCCAGGACCTCAAGTTCGGCGGCGAGGCCGACGCGGTGACCGACCGCCGCCGGCTGTTCGGCAACGCCGACGTCACCATCGGGTTCGTCACGGCGACCGCGCCCAGCCCGCTGTACCGCAACGCGGCCGGCGACGAGCTGTTCTACGTCCAGGGCGGCTCCGCGACCGTCGAGACGATCTACGGCCGCCTCGAGGTCGGCGACGGCGACTACCTCGTGATCCCGACGTCGTGCACCTACCGCGTCCTCCCCCACGGCGAGGTCCACCTCTTCACGCTGGAGGCGCGCGGGCACATCGGGCCGCCGAAGCGCTACCTCTCGGCGAAGGGGCAGTTCCTCGAGCACGCGCCGTACTGCGAGCGCGACATCCGCGGGCCGTCCGAGCCGCTGCTGGAAGACGGCGAGGACGTCGAGGTGCTCGTGCGGCACCGCGCCGGGCTGACGCGGTACACCTACGCGACCCACCCGTTCGACGTCGTCGGCTGGGACGGCTGCCTCTACCCGTGGGCGTTCTCCATCGACGACTTCGAGCCGATCACCGGCCGCGTGCACCAGCCGCCGCCCGTGCACCAGACGTTCGAGGGCCCGAACTTCGTCGTCTGCTCCTTCTGCCCGCGGAAGGTCGACTACCACGAAGACGCGATCCCGGTGCCGTACAACCACGCGAACGTCGACTCCGACGAGCTGATGTTCTACGTGCGCGGCAACTACGAGGCGCGGAAGGGCTCGGGGATCGGGATCGGCTCGCTCTCGCTGCACCCGTCCGGCTTCACGCACGGCCCGCAGCCGGGCGCGGCCGAGGCGTCGATCGGCGCGGAGTTCTTCGACGAGACCGCGGTCATGGTCGACACGTTCGCGCCGCTGGACCTCGGCGAAGCCGCCGAGGCGTCCGAAGACCCCGGCTACGCGTGGACGTGGTCGGGTCGCAGCCCTAAGTGA